Proteins encoded by one window of Dialister pneumosintes:
- a CDS encoding nicotinate phosphoribosyltransferase — MSSTSLVTDFYQISMAHALFRLGKHENRVVFDRFYRKNPFCGGYSVVAGLVHVVEFIKKFKFTEEDIQYLRSLGMFEESFLSYLMSFRFTGDIYAMPEGTIAFPGEVLLRFHGTTMEAMLIETGLSMIMNHESLIATKARRIRTVAPYDTLMEFGLRRAQGYSAGLWGARSAMIGGFNGTSNVEAGKTFHIPVLGTMAHSWVMSFDHQIDAFRKYVECYHENLILLADTYNVLQMGVPDAITVFKELKKADKLPKVYGIRIDSGDLAYLSKEAKRMFVEAGFPDAIISGSNDLDEYLIQSLKQQKAEITSWGVGTKCITADGSSALGGVFKMCARFDQGKLCPMMKISEDVEKITNPGIKQVLRFYRKDNGKMITDLMCLDEEQINPTQDITLITESAPWRKKTLKAGTFIVHNMLKPLIIDGETCELPSLNETIVYAEQQIGILWPEYTRLVNPDIMEINLSCSLQKLKKEIIGKELASKKHLT; from the coding sequence ATGTCATCAACCAGCTTAGTAACTGATTTTTATCAAATTTCTATGGCACATGCTTTATTTAGATTAGGGAAACATGAAAATCGTGTTGTGTTTGATCGGTTTTATAGAAAGAATCCATTTTGTGGAGGATATAGTGTTGTTGCAGGATTAGTTCATGTAGTAGAGTTTATAAAAAAGTTTAAGTTTACAGAAGAAGATATTCAATATTTACGTAGTTTAGGAATGTTTGAAGAATCTTTTCTTTCTTATCTAATGTCTTTCCGGTTTACCGGAGATATTTATGCTATGCCGGAAGGAACCATTGCTTTTCCCGGTGAAGTATTATTACGTTTTCATGGAACTACAATGGAAGCTATGCTTATAGAAACAGGGCTTTCTATGATAATGAATCATGAAAGTCTTATTGCAACTAAAGCCAGACGTATTAGAACAGTTGCACCATATGATACATTAATGGAATTCGGACTTCGTCGTGCACAAGGGTATTCTGCAGGTTTGTGGGGGGCACGATCTGCTATGATTGGCGGATTTAATGGTACTAGCAATGTAGAGGCGGGAAAGACATTTCACATACCTGTTTTAGGAACTATGGCACATAGTTGGGTAATGAGTTTTGATCATCAAATTGATGCTTTTCGTAAGTATGTAGAATGTTATCATGAGAACTTAATTCTTTTAGCAGATACTTATAATGTTCTCCAAATGGGAGTACCTGATGCAATTACCGTTTTTAAAGAACTTAAAAAAGCTGATAAACTGCCGAAAGTATATGGAATTCGTATTGATAGCGGAGATTTAGCATATTTATCTAAAGAGGCAAAGAGAATGTTTGTTGAAGCAGGATTCCCTGATGCAATTATCAGTGGCTCTAATGATTTGGATGAATATTTGATTCAGTCGCTTAAACAGCAAAAGGCGGAAATTACTTCTTGGGGGGTTGGAACAAAATGCATAACGGCAGATGGATCATCTGCTCTGGGAGGAGTATTTAAAATGTGTGCACGCTTTGATCAAGGAAAATTATGTCCTATGATGAAAATCTCAGAGGATGTGGAAAAAATTACTAATCCGGGAATTAAACAAGTCTTACGTTTTTATAGAAAAGACAATGGTAAAATGATTACAGATTTAATGTGCTTGGATGAAGAACAAATTAATCCTACGCAAGATATTACCTTAATTACCGAATCAGCTCCTTGGAGGAAAAAGACTCTTAAAGCAGGTACATTTATTGTACATAATATGTTGAAACCGCTTATTATTGATGGAGAGACTTGCGAGTTACCTAGTCTTAATGAAACTATTGTTTATGCCGAACAACAAATAGGGATTTTGTGGCCGGAATACACTCGGTTAGTAAATCCGGATATTATGGAAATTAATCTTTCTTGTTCTTTACAAAAACTGAAGAAAGAGATTATTGGAAAAGAATTAGCCAGTAAGAAACATTTAACTTGA
- a CDS encoding metal ABC transporter solute-binding protein, Zn/Mn family: MKKVFTRSVAALALGASIALAFSGCGSQTPAKQDTTEKIKVVASFDAMKEITQAIGGNKVDVTTIIPEGIEPHDYELKTSDVQKLQEAKLFVYNGLGMEAWADKAIQTASADNLMSVALAEHVQPIELTDPEEIEEHGAYDPHAWLGLTSAKEEASAVKDALIKISPEDKEYFEKNYMAFADEIDKMQEEYMKKVANATRKEIVTGHAAFGYLCRDLGISQESVEDVFASGEPSAQKLAELTDFCKAHNVKVIFTEDLVSPAVSETLAKEAGAKAEAIHTIESAEDGMTYLARMKDNLNKIAEALM, encoded by the coding sequence ATGAAGAAAGTATTTACTAGAAGTGTAGCAGCTCTTGCTTTAGGCGCATCTATTGCATTAGCTTTTTCAGGTTGTGGGAGTCAAACCCCGGCAAAACAAGATACTACAGAAAAGATTAAAGTAGTAGCTTCTTTTGATGCTATGAAAGAAATTACACAAGCTATCGGTGGCAATAAGGTGGATGTGACCACCATTATTCCGGAAGGCATTGAACCACATGATTATGAATTAAAAACTAGCGATGTACAAAAATTACAGGAAGCTAAATTATTTGTATATAATGGTTTAGGAATGGAAGCATGGGCTGATAAAGCAATACAGACAGCTAGTGCAGATAATCTCATGTCTGTTGCATTAGCAGAACATGTACAGCCTATCGAATTAACCGATCCGGAAGAAATTGAAGAACATGGTGCGTATGATCCTCATGCTTGGTTAGGACTTACTTCTGCTAAGGAAGAAGCTTCTGCAGTAAAAGATGCATTGATTAAGATTTCTCCGGAAGACAAAGAATATTTTGAAAAAAATTATATGGCGTTTGCTGATGAAATCGATAAGATGCAAGAAGAATATATGAAGAAAGTTGCTAATGCAACTCGCAAGGAAATTGTAACCGGACATGCAGCATTTGGGTATCTTTGTCGTGATTTAGGAATTTCTCAAGAAAGTGTAGAAGATGTATTTGCATCAGGAGAACCTTCTGCACAGAAATTGGCGGAATTGACTGACTTCTGTAAGGCACATAATGTTAAAGTTATTTTTACAGAAGATTTAGTAAGTCCTGCTGTGTCTGAAACTTTAGCAAAGGAAGCTGGTGCTAAAGCAGAAGCTATTCATACTATAGAATCAGCTGAAGATGGAATGACTTATCTTGCACGTATGAAAGATAACCTTAATAAGATTGCAGAAGCATTAATGTAA
- the lpxC gene encoding UDP-3-O-acyl-N-acetylglucosamine deacetylase, translated as MKRLQHSIKKTVVYKGNGLHSGIPVTLTMHPAAPGTGIIFRRIDLPNQPEVPAHINYVTNTLRATTLERNLAKVFTVEHILSGLYALQIDNCIIEMDSPEPPVGDGSSKVFVDLILEAGIETQKEEIEVFELPHSVSVYEEDKFIAALPYKGLRVTFTSVNPHPLLGTQVMDLEITSNSYIKEISSARTIGFTKEIETMHKMGLGLGGTLENAVVYSEKDCLSKPRWSDELVRHKILDILGDVSLVGPFNAHIIAVLGSHKLNADLSAKLIQLRNEYECK; from the coding sequence GTGAAACGCTTACAGCATTCAATAAAAAAAACCGTTGTATATAAAGGAAATGGGCTTCATTCCGGAATTCCTGTAACACTTACTATGCACCCTGCAGCTCCCGGCACAGGAATTATATTTCGACGAATCGATTTACCTAATCAGCCGGAAGTACCTGCACATATAAATTATGTAACGAATACACTTAGAGCAACCACCCTGGAACGCAACCTCGCTAAAGTGTTTACGGTAGAACATATTCTATCCGGACTTTATGCATTGCAGATTGATAATTGTATTATCGAAATGGACTCTCCGGAACCTCCGGTAGGAGACGGAAGTTCTAAGGTATTTGTAGATTTAATATTAGAAGCCGGTATTGAAACACAAAAGGAAGAGATAGAAGTATTTGAACTTCCCCACAGTGTTTCGGTATATGAGGAGGATAAATTTATTGCTGCACTCCCTTATAAAGGATTACGTGTAACTTTTACTTCTGTAAACCCACATCCTTTATTAGGAACTCAAGTAATGGATTTAGAAATAACCTCTAACTCCTATATAAAAGAAATTTCAAGTGCTCGTACTATTGGTTTTACCAAAGAAATTGAAACCATGCACAAGATGGGTCTTGGTTTAGGTGGAACACTAGAAAATGCAGTAGTGTATTCGGAAAAGGATTGCCTTTCAAAACCACGATGGAGTGATGAATTGGTACGTCATAAAATTCTTGATATTTTAGGTGATGTATCTCTCGTAGGACCATTTAACGCTCATATCATTGCAGTACTTGGAAGCCATAAATTAAACGCCGATTTATCAGCAAAACTCATTCAACTTCGAAATGAATATGAGTGTAAATAG
- a CDS encoding metal ABC transporter ATP-binding protein: MIIIENLFFKYTGQTPYTLSGVNLLVPKDSYISIVGNNGCGKSTLLKLILGFLSPTTGTIQIKTNKIGYVPQRQEFNSAFPITVQEVIYSYGKLLHMKNINVCEILSITQMQDFKNQLVGDLSGGQYQRMLIARALMGTPDLLVLDEPSTGVDISSQKEIYKILRELNKNKKLTILSVEHNLYAATESSSMIYHLSDGKGHLCTPQNYLKEYIAKEGFPHA, from the coding sequence ATGATTATTATAGAAAATTTATTTTTTAAATATACTGGGCAAACACCTTATACTCTTTCAGGTGTTAATTTGCTAGTCCCTAAAGATTCTTATATTTCAATAGTGGGAAATAACGGCTGTGGAAAATCCACACTTTTAAAACTTATTTTAGGCTTCCTTTCTCCCACAACAGGTACTATTCAAATAAAAACTAATAAAATCGGATATGTACCCCAAAGACAAGAGTTTAACAGTGCTTTTCCTATTACAGTACAAGAAGTAATTTATTCTTATGGAAAATTGCTTCATATGAAAAATATTAATGTATGCGAAATATTATCTATTACTCAAATGCAAGACTTTAAAAATCAATTAGTAGGAGATTTATCCGGAGGTCAATATCAACGTATGCTGATTGCAAGAGCACTTATGGGCACCCCGGATTTATTAGTATTAGATGAACCATCTACCGGAGTAGATATATCCAGCCAAAAAGAAATTTATAAAATATTACGTGAATTAAATAAAAACAAAAAACTTACTATTCTTTCTGTAGAGCATAACTTATATGCAGCAACAGAAAGTTCATCCATGATTTATCATCTATCCGATGGCAAAGGACATCTTTGTACCCCACAAAACTATTTGAAAGAGTATATAGCAAAGGAGGGATTCCCTCATGCTTAG
- a CDS encoding peptidase U32 family protein — MKKVELLAPAGNMEKMKMAILYGADAVYLAGKGFGLRAYGGNFTNEELQEAVIFAHDRNRKVYVTVNIIPRNEDLNGLGEYLQFLESIHVDAALISDLGVFQLAREVAPQLPIHISTQASSANWRTVKAWKDMGAERVVMAREVSVRELSDIHKHVDVELEVFAHGAMCISWSGRCLLSNFFTKGRRQSNKGECIQACRFKYSVVEESRPGQYWPVEEDEHGTYIFNSKDLCMIDHVKELIEAGASSLKLEGRMKSVYYVAAVVAAYRKAIDAYYENPADYQVHREWRAELEKVSHRPYTTAFAFQKTDYTAQEYDESQPTQSYDFVGLILGYNSDKKEAIVQQRNHFRVGEVVECLSPKGDVFTITIGKLHNKEGLEIEKAPHPLEELIMHSEVDLIPYTILRRPAHV; from the coding sequence ATGAAAAAAGTTGAACTTTTGGCACCTGCCGGTAATATGGAAAAAATGAAAATGGCTATTTTATATGGTGCAGATGCTGTTTATTTAGCAGGAAAAGGCTTTGGGCTTCGTGCTTATGGTGGCAACTTCACGAATGAAGAATTACAAGAAGCGGTTATTTTTGCACATGACCGAAATCGAAAAGTATATGTAACTGTTAATATTATTCCTCGCAATGAAGATTTAAATGGGTTAGGAGAATACTTACAGTTTTTAGAATCAATTCATGTAGATGCAGCATTGATATCTGATTTAGGAGTGTTTCAATTAGCACGAGAGGTAGCACCTCAACTACCTATTCACATTAGTACACAAGCGAGTTCAGCTAATTGGCGTACGGTAAAAGCTTGGAAAGATATGGGAGCAGAACGTGTAGTTATGGCACGTGAAGTTTCAGTAAGAGAGTTATCTGATATTCATAAACATGTAGATGTGGAATTAGAAGTTTTTGCACATGGAGCAATGTGTATATCTTGGTCAGGACGTTGTCTTTTATCTAATTTTTTCACTAAAGGACGTCGTCAATCCAATAAAGGAGAATGTATTCAAGCTTGTCGTTTTAAATATTCCGTAGTTGAAGAATCGCGACCAGGACAGTATTGGCCTGTAGAAGAAGATGAACATGGCACTTATATATTCAATAGTAAAGATTTATGTATGATTGACCATGTAAAGGAATTAATTGAGGCAGGCGCTTCCAGTCTTAAATTAGAAGGTCGTATGAAAAGTGTATACTATGTAGCGGCTGTAGTAGCTGCTTATAGAAAAGCTATTGATGCTTATTATGAGAATCCTGCGGATTATCAAGTTCACCGGGAATGGCGTGCAGAATTGGAGAAAGTGTCTCATCGTCCATATACTACTGCATTTGCTTTCCAAAAAACGGATTATACTGCACAGGAATATGATGAATCACAACCTACACAGTCTTATGACTTTGTGGGGTTAATTTTAGGATATAATTCTGATAAAAAAGAAGCAATTGTTCAACAACGTAATCATTTTAGAGTAGGTGAAGTTGTGGAGTGTCTATCTCCTAAAGGCGATGTATTTACAATAACTATTGGTAAACTTCATAATAAAGAAGGATTAGAAATAGAGAAAGCACCTCATCCATTAGAAGAGTTAATTATGCACTCTGAAGTAGATTTAATTCCTTATACTATTTTAAGGAGACCGGCACATGTATGA
- the fabZ gene encoding 3-hydroxyacyl-ACP dehydratase FabZ, with the protein MQLNIDQICEILPHRYPMLLVDKIIELVPMKYAIGTKCVSMNEPFFQGHFPKHPVMPGVLICEAMAQVGGVALMYPEENRNLIPMFTGMDKVRFRTPVRPGDVLTTKATILKTVGRMGKVHCEGTVNGAIAAEADFLFYLAESTTDSSKK; encoded by the coding sequence ATGCAATTAAATATCGATCAAATTTGTGAAATTTTACCACATCGTTATCCCATGCTTCTTGTTGATAAAATTATTGAGTTGGTTCCCATGAAATACGCTATAGGAACTAAATGTGTATCCATGAATGAACCTTTTTTTCAAGGGCATTTCCCTAAACATCCGGTTATGCCTGGAGTTCTAATTTGTGAAGCCATGGCACAAGTCGGTGGAGTCGCTTTAATGTACCCTGAAGAAAATCGTAATTTAATTCCAATGTTTACCGGCATGGATAAGGTCCGCTTCCGTACGCCCGTACGTCCAGGAGATGTGCTGACTACTAAAGCTACTATATTAAAAACAGTGGGACGCATGGGTAAGGTACATTGCGAAGGCACAGTAAACGGTGCTATTGCTGCAGAAGCAGATTTCCTCTTCTATTTAGCGGAAAGTACTACAGACAGTTCAAAAAAATAA
- a CDS encoding DUF4911 domain-containing protein has translation MYDELYIEVPPHMVNYINRIIEGYEYLGVLTTINAKRATCVVHTTKDTKEIAIAVLKSLTEIPIAILKNKEDAK, from the coding sequence ATGTATGATGAGTTATACATAGAAGTACCACCACATATGGTGAATTATATTAATCGCATTATAGAAGGATATGAATATCTTGGGGTATTAACTACTATTAATGCTAAAAGAGCTACTTGTGTAGTTCATACGACTAAAGATACTAAAGAAATAGCCATTGCAGTTTTAAAAAGTTTAACAGAAATACCTATTGCTATTTTGAAAAATAAGGAAGACGCTAAATAA
- a CDS encoding O-methyltransferase has protein sequence MKDIKIVLQELENEALRDNIPIIRAEERERFISAIKTLNPRRILEIGTAIGYSSLLLLSKFPSAVIDTVELNKTRYVRARRAACEAGVASRWNGYCGDASDILPILSNSYDVVFLDGPKGQYLRQLKMIEPLLATQAIVIADNVLFRGLVTSDKPIAHKYRTIVMRLREYINYVKTYYDTVIEESGDGLCISRKK, from the coding sequence GTGAAAGATATAAAAATTGTTCTGCAAGAATTAGAAAATGAAGCATTACGTGATAACATACCTATTATTCGTGCGGAGGAAAGGGAGCGGTTTATTTCTGCTATTAAAACTTTAAATCCGAGACGAATTTTAGAAATAGGAACGGCTATAGGATATTCTTCCCTTTTATTACTTTCAAAATTTCCTTCGGCAGTAATTGATACCGTTGAATTGAATAAAACTCGTTATGTAAGAGCACGTCGAGCTGCTTGTGAAGCAGGGGTAGCTTCTCGTTGGAATGGCTATTGTGGAGATGCATCGGACATATTACCGATACTTTCAAACTCTTATGATGTCGTGTTTCTTGATGGACCGAAAGGACAGTATTTAAGACAATTAAAAATGATTGAGCCGTTATTAGCTACACAGGCGATAGTTATAGCGGATAATGTGTTATTTAGAGGATTGGTTACAAGTGATAAACCTATTGCACATAAATATAGAACGATAGTTATGCGACTCCGTGAATATATTAATTATGTTAAAACATATTATGATACGGTTATCGAGGAATCCGGAGACGGTTTATGTATTTCTCGAAAAAAGTGA
- the mltG gene encoding endolytic transglycosylase MltG yields MNEKDNKNSLSDLIVGSDTKDDLSVNNQNKKHKRSRKEETEEEKALREERKRRKFERKMELRRQAEKANKQAKYEEARQKYMESRRRGNKITLWIGYVMIVVTIFMLFIWIGQYFYQIQKPDVDGTVVIEIPANATGAEIGEILAENKVITSPFVFRAALAVKGESNNLQTGHYRFKQGITVKEAIIELHKGANDFVTVTIPEGYTVAQISQVLKQAGIQGAKNFEQEAASYGPLPYMYGAETAEIKGEGFLFADTYDIPKEYTAKQLCDLMYERTDEMLSPEIRKKAAEKNISIHDLMTIASMVEREAKFKEDQVLISSVILKRLALDMPLQIDATIQYILGKTKAELSIADTKIESSYNTYLRHGLPPGPIGAPGISAIKAVLDASPGDYLYYVAKPDGHHIFTKTLQEHEAAIAQVS; encoded by the coding sequence ATGAACGAAAAAGATAATAAAAACTCATTATCTGACTTGATTGTTGGATCAGATACCAAAGATGATTTGTCCGTTAATAATCAAAATAAGAAACATAAGCGTTCTAGAAAAGAAGAAACTGAAGAAGAAAAGGCTTTACGTGAAGAAAGAAAAAGACGTAAGTTTGAAAGAAAGATGGAATTAAGACGTCAGGCAGAAAAAGCAAATAAGCAAGCAAAATATGAAGAGGCTAGACAAAAGTATATGGAGTCAAGGCGTCGTGGAAATAAAATTACTTTATGGATTGGTTATGTCATGATTGTTGTGACTATATTCATGTTGTTTATTTGGATAGGACAGTATTTTTATCAGATACAGAAACCGGATGTTGATGGAACTGTTGTTATTGAAATTCCGGCTAATGCTACCGGTGCAGAAATTGGTGAAATATTAGCTGAAAATAAAGTTATCACCAGTCCCTTTGTATTTCGTGCGGCTTTGGCGGTTAAGGGGGAAAGTAATAATCTTCAAACTGGGCATTATAGATTCAAGCAAGGAATTACCGTAAAAGAAGCTATTATAGAGCTTCATAAAGGAGCTAATGATTTTGTGACCGTTACTATTCCTGAAGGTTATACGGTGGCACAAATTTCGCAAGTATTAAAACAGGCCGGAATTCAAGGTGCCAAGAATTTTGAACAGGAAGCAGCTTCTTATGGACCGCTTCCTTACATGTACGGTGCAGAAACCGCAGAAATAAAAGGTGAAGGATTTTTATTTGCAGATACTTATGATATCCCGAAAGAGTATACGGCGAAACAATTATGTGATTTAATGTATGAGAGAACTGATGAAATGCTTTCTCCTGAAATAAGAAAAAAGGCAGCAGAAAAAAATATCAGTATTCATGATTTAATGACCATTGCATCGATGGTAGAACGTGAAGCAAAATTTAAGGAAGACCAAGTATTAATTTCTTCTGTAATTTTAAAGAGGTTAGCACTTGATATGCCTTTACAAATTGATGCAACTATTCAATATATATTAGGAAAAACTAAAGCAGAGTTATCTATTGCAGATACTAAGATTGAATCTTCTTATAATACTTATTTACGACATGGACTACCGCCAGGTCCTATTGGTGCACCGGGTATTAGTGCAATTAAGGCTGTATTGGACGCGTCTCCGGGAGATTATTTATATTATGTAGCAAAACCGGATGGGCATCATATTTTTACTAAAACTTTGCAAGAGCATGAGGCGGCTATAGCACAAGTTTCATAG
- a CDS encoding 4Fe-4S cluster-binding domain-containing protein, which translates to MSICNICPRACNIHRKNSMQLKGDVGYCHVGMLPIVARATLHHWEEPCISGERGAGTVFFCGCNLSCVYCQNYEISELLNGREISIERLKEIYWELIKKGAHNIDLVTPTHFTHAIYQSLEEEIPVPVIYNCGGYESVHTVAFLKNKIQCWMPDLKYSLEKPAKKYSNAINYFEKATAAIEQMYRQTGNYKIGADGILQSGVLIRHLILPGQLENTKGVLRYIAETFKPGQVLFSLMRQYIPWGRAKEFSEINRRITDEEYAEAVSEMECLGIVDGYVQEKDSSDEIFIPSFNGDGVLTTATEDF; encoded by the coding sequence TTGAGTATTTGTAATATTTGCCCTCGTGCATGTAACATTCATAGAAAAAACTCAATGCAATTAAAAGGGGACGTAGGGTATTGCCATGTGGGAATGCTGCCTATTGTAGCTCGTGCGACACTTCATCATTGGGAAGAACCTTGTATTAGTGGTGAAAGGGGAGCCGGTACGGTATTTTTTTGTGGTTGTAATTTATCTTGCGTATATTGTCAAAATTATGAAATTTCAGAATTATTAAATGGAAGAGAGATTAGCATAGAACGTTTAAAAGAAATTTATTGGGAATTAATAAAAAAAGGTGCACATAATATTGATTTGGTAACACCAACACATTTTACACATGCAATCTATCAAAGTTTAGAGGAAGAGATTCCTGTACCTGTTATTTATAACTGTGGTGGTTATGAAAGTGTACATACTGTAGCATTTCTTAAAAATAAAATTCAATGCTGGATGCCGGATTTAAAATATAGTTTAGAAAAGCCGGCAAAAAAATATAGTAACGCAATTAACTATTTTGAAAAAGCAACAGCAGCTATTGAGCAAATGTATCGACAGACAGGAAATTATAAAATAGGTGCTGACGGTATCTTACAGAGTGGCGTTTTAATACGACATCTTATTTTGCCGGGACAATTGGAAAATACAAAAGGTGTTTTGCGATATATTGCAGAAACATTTAAACCGGGTCAAGTATTATTTTCTTTAATGAGACAATATATTCCGTGGGGACGTGCCAAGGAATTTTCTGAAATAAATCGACGTATTACTGACGAGGAGTATGCGGAGGCAGTATCTGAAATGGAGTGTTTGGGAATTGTTGATGGGTATGTACAAGAAAAGGATTCTTCTGATGAAATATTTATTCCTTCCTTTAATGGGGATGGCGTATTAACTACAGCAACAGAAGACTTTTAG
- a CDS encoding metal ABC transporter permease, whose translation MLSYTFMQNALLISICIAILCPCIGIFLVLKRYSMIGDTLAHASLAGVTLGLFFNKSPIISAFLFTSFGGLAIEFLRQYFRKYTDLILAIILSMSVGIAITLITSGVLHANANMYLFGSMLTVSKTDLIVTALLSIIAVATLITFYHQLLYLAYDETAAKVVNVKVKTINYIFAILVAAAISVSIRSVGILVISSMVALPVASALQLNKGFRATLFTSIAYSFLDILSGLIISYYAGAAPGGITALIATGTLLLTIVIKQIQKKLFTY comes from the coding sequence ATGCTTAGTTATACTTTTATGCAAAATGCATTGCTTATTTCCATATGCATTGCTATATTATGCCCATGTATAGGTATCTTTTTAGTATTAAAACGTTATTCAATGATTGGTGATACATTGGCACATGCATCTCTTGCGGGTGTTACCTTAGGACTTTTCTTTAACAAAAGTCCTATTATCTCCGCATTCTTATTTACCTCTTTTGGCGGACTCGCAATAGAATTTTTAAGACAATATTTTCGAAAATATACTGATCTTATTTTAGCTATTATTTTGTCTATGTCTGTAGGAATTGCTATTACACTGATTACATCAGGAGTTTTGCATGCGAATGCTAATATGTATTTGTTTGGAAGCATGCTCACCGTAAGTAAAACTGATTTAATAGTTACTGCATTGCTAAGTATAATAGCGGTAGCTACCTTAATTACTTTTTATCACCAACTACTATATTTAGCATATGATGAAACAGCAGCTAAAGTTGTAAATGTAAAGGTGAAAACAATTAATTATATCTTTGCAATTTTAGTGGCTGCTGCCATTTCTGTATCCATCCGTTCTGTAGGAATATTAGTAATATCTTCTATGGTGGCATTGCCGGTAGCATCTGCTTTGCAACTTAATAAAGGATTCCGTGCTACATTATTCACTTCTATTGCTTATAGCTTTTTGGATATTCTTTCCGGACTAATTATCTCTTATTATGCGGGAGCTGCTCCCGGCGGAATTACAGCTCTTATAGCAACAGGAACACTTTTGTTAACTATAGTAATTAAACAAATTCAAAAAAAGCTTTTTACTTACTAA
- the bioB gene encoding biotin synthase BioB: MEVGYHQIIELAEKVIDGYTISRKEAIDLINTSDKDTMLLLAMADKIRQKFSGEGVDFCAIINARSGHCPEDCKFCAQSGWWKTGANVYKLLPENEIIAAAYKSKQAGAVRFSIVTSGRNQDNQNEFEEIIRVVKRIKEEVKIEVCCSLGLITKTQAIRLKEVGITRVHCNIETAPSYFPSICTTHTMEDKEHIIRTAQRAGIRVCSGGILGLGESKEQRVEMAFKLKELHIDSIPLNILNPIKGTPFSQNKSLSPLEILRTFAVFRFILPKALIRTAGGREVNLRSLQALAINGGLNGIMVGGYLTTGGRNPVLDKQMIADLGRTFTTPKINF, encoded by the coding sequence ATGGAGGTAGGTTATCATCAAATTATAGAATTGGCAGAAAAAGTGATTGATGGATATACCATTAGCCGGAAAGAAGCCATCGATTTAATAAATACTTCGGATAAAGATACTATGCTTTTGCTAGCTATGGCGGATAAAATCAGACAAAAATTTAGTGGAGAAGGGGTTGATTTTTGTGCCATTATTAATGCGAGAAGTGGACATTGTCCTGAAGATTGTAAATTTTGTGCACAGTCCGGGTGGTGGAAGACCGGTGCTAATGTATATAAACTTTTACCGGAAAATGAAATTATAGCTGCTGCATATAAATCCAAACAGGCAGGAGCTGTTAGATTTTCTATTGTTACAAGTGGGAGAAATCAAGATAATCAAAATGAATTTGAAGAAATTATACGAGTTGTCAAACGTATTAAAGAGGAAGTAAAAATAGAAGTATGCTGCTCTTTAGGGTTAATTACAAAAACACAAGCTATTCGATTAAAAGAGGTGGGGATTACACGTGTACATTGTAATATAGAAACAGCCCCCTCTTATTTTCCTTCTATTTGTACGACTCATACCATGGAAGATAAAGAACACATTATACGTACTGCACAAAGAGCCGGGATTCGGGTATGTTCCGGTGGCATATTGGGGTTAGGTGAATCTAAAGAACAGCGGGTAGAAATGGCTTTTAAATTAAAAGAACTGCACATTGATTCTATACCTCTTAATATATTAAATCCGATTAAGGGAACCCCTTTTAGTCAAAATAAATCATTATCACCATTAGAAATTTTACGTACTTTTGCTGTTTTTAGATTTATTCTTCCGAAAGCATTAATTCGTACAGCCGGAGGACGTGAAGTTAATTTAAGGAGTTTACAAGCCTTAGCAATAAATGGTGGACTTAATGGTATTATGGTTGGTGGGTATTTAACGACGGGGGGAAGAAATCCGGTATTAGATAAGCAGATGATTGCGGATTTAGGTAGAACATTTACTACTCCTAAAATAAATTTCTAA